One segment of Triticum aestivum cultivar Chinese Spring chromosome 2A, IWGSC CS RefSeq v2.1, whole genome shotgun sequence DNA contains the following:
- the LOC123187451 gene encoding zinc finger CCCH domain-containing protein 53 isoform X1 produces MDAYEATKVVFARIQGLDPDHAAKIMGLLLIQDHGEKEMIRLAFGPEALLLAVMAKARKDLGLLPASASGPATPTSAGHSSPFMLSRQNSGRGGCGGGTAPSPLSVSSPSSWAPPPVFSRSNSVSNGSAAEEMAGVGEEQLMSPANGGGGGPQSPFFGGESLILDELHLQDQLAFLSEGGMGGGGGRQQLPLFDNGECRSPSGGGGGGLFPYGAAWANGGSGHRRSASVSELCFGGGDGLGWKPCLYYARGYCKNGSACRFVHGGLPDDLAGAKMDQASVEQQCQDFLLRSKSQRLAAAAGFAYSPTGSLPGSPSAASKCLSLLLQQQQQQNDGQRAAAAAAAAALMLGGDEAHKFMNRPRLDRGDFASMMNPGSRQIYLTFPADSTFREEDVSNYFSIYGPVHDVRIPYQQKRMFGFVTFVYPETVKLILAKGNPHFICDARVLVKPYKEKGKVPDKFRKQQGERVDFSGCGSPTGLDARDPFDLHQIVGARMLQHSNSANEMLLRRKLEEQQQAVELQQAIELQSRRLMGLQLLDLKTRSAAAAAPTPIGKPFSPTHTSAATPTLDSPPDSGITWEQGNGCGFLFPHKNAVNGADKDETSGDSTTSPNTDSDQSAEHNLPDSPFASPTKSGAFARDPFAPTESEIAAAAASTGCNAAYNGGINGNGARNGGGINHHLLPPALDIPSPKPYFFPMSRLSSDHGAVGM; encoded by the exons ATGGACGCGTACGAGGCGACGAAGGTGGTGTTCGCGCGGATCCAGGGGCTGGACCCGGACCACGCGGCCAAGATCATGGGGCTGCTGCTCATCCAGGACCACGGCGAGAAGGAGATGATACGCCTCGCCTTCGGCCCGGAGGCGCTGCTGCTCGCCGTCATGGCCAAGGCGCGCAAGGACCTCGGCCTGCTCCCGGCCTCGGCCTCGGGCCCCGCCACGCCCACCTCCGCCGGCCACTCCTCGCCCTTCATGCTCTCGCGCCAGAACTCGGGGCGTGGCGGCTGCGGCGGGGGCACGGCGCCCTCGCCGCTCTCGGTCTCCTCGCCCTCGTCCTGGGCCccgccgccggtgttctccaggaGCAACAGCGTCAGCAATGGCAGCGCCGCGGAGGAGATGGCGGGCGTCGGGGAGGAGCAGCTGATGAGCCCGGCCAACGGCGGGGGCGGGGGCCCGCAGTCGCCCTTCTTCGGCGGGGAGTCGCTGATCCTCGACGAGCTCCACCTGCAGGACCAGCTCGCGTTCCTCAGCGAGGGAGGCATGGGCGGCGGGGGAGGGCGTCAGCAGCTCCCGCTCTTCGACAACGGCGAGTGCCGCAgccccagcggcggcggcggcggcgggctcttcCCGTACGGCGCCGCGTGGGCCAACGGCGGGTCCGGGCACCGCAGGAGCGCGTCGGTGAGCGAGCTCTGCTTCGGGGGCGGCGACGGCCTCGGCTGGAAGCCCTGCCTCTACTACGCGCGCGGGTACTGCAAAAACGGGAGCGCCTGCCGGTTCGTGCACGGCGGCCTccccgacgacctcgccggcgccAAGATGGACCAGGCCTCCGTGGAGCAGCAGTGCCAGGACTTCCTCCTCCGCTCCAAGTCCCAgcgcctggccgccgccgccggcttcgCCTACTCCCCCACCGGCTCCCTCCCTGGCTCCCCCTCCGCGGCGAGCAAGTGCCTCAGCTTGctcctgcagcagcagcagcagcaaaacgACGGCCAAAG ggcggcggccgcggcggccgcggcggcgctgaTGCTGGGCGGCGACGAGGCGCACAAGTTCATGAACCGCCCCCGCCTCGACCGCGGCGACTTCGCGAGCATGATGAACCCGGGGTCCCGGCAGATTTACCTCACCTTCCCGGCGGACAGCACCTTCCGCGAGGAGGACGTCTCCAACTACTTCAG CATCTACGGCCCAGTCCACGACGTGCGCATCCCCTACCAGCAGAAGCGCATGTTCGGGTTCGTCACCTTCGTCTACCCGGAGACGGTGAAGCTGATCCTGGCCAAGGGCAACCCGCACTTCATCTGCGACGCGCGCGTGCTCGTCAAGCCCTACAAGGAGAAGGGCAAGGTTCCCGACAAGTTCAG GAAGCAGCAGGGCGAGAGGGTGGACTTCTCCGGCTGCGGGTCTCCCACCGGGCTGGACGCCAGAGACCCCTTCGATCTGCACCAGATTGTTG GTGCGAGGATGCTGCAGCACTCCAACAGCGCCAACGAGATGCTGCTgaggaggaagctggaggagcagcagcaggcggtggagctgcagcaggcgatCGAGCTCCAGAGCAGGCGCCTCATGGGGCTGCAGCTGCTGGACCTCAagacccgctccgccgccgccgccgcgccgacccCCATCGGGAAGCCGTTCAGCCCCACCCACACTTCTGCCGCCACGCCGACCCTCGATTCGCCGCCCGATTCCGGTATTACTT GGGAGCAAGGCAATGGCTGCGGCTTCCTTTTCCCTCACAAGAATGCGGTCAACGGAGCTGATAAGGATGAAACCTCAGGCGATTCCACCACCAGCCCTAACACTGACAGCGACCAAAG CGCGGAGCATAACCTGCCGGACAGCCCGTTCGCGTCGCCGACCAAGTCGGGGGCCTTCGCCCGTGATCCTTTCGCGCCCACCGAGTCGGagatcgccgccgccgcagcctcgACCGGTTGCAACGCGGCCTACAACGGCGGTATCAACGGCAATGGTGCCAGGAACGGCGGCGGCATTAACCACCATCTCCTACCTCCAGCATTGGACATACCCTCACCAAAACCTTACTTCTTCCCCATGTCCAG GCTGTCCTCCGATCACGGCGCGGTCGGGATGTAA
- the LOC123187451 gene encoding zinc finger CCCH domain-containing protein 53 isoform X2: MDAYEATKVVFARIQGLDPDHAAKIMGLLLIQDHGEKEMIRLAFGPEALLLAVMAKARKDLGLLPASASGPATPTSAGHSSPFMLSRQNSGRGGCGGGTAPSPLSVSSPSSWAPPPVFSRSNSVSNGSAAEEMAGVGEEQLMSPANGGGGGPQSPFFGGESLILDELHLQDQLAFLSEGGMGGGGGRQQLPLFDNGECRSPSGGGGGGLFPYGAAWANGGSGHRRSASVSELCFGGGDGLGWKPCLYYARGYCKNGSACRFVHGGLPDDLAGAKMDQASVEQQCQDFLLRSKSQRLAAAAGFAYSPTGSLPGSPSAASKCLSLLLQQQQQQNDGQRAAAAAAAAALMLGGDEAHKFMNRPRLDRGDFASMMNPGSRQIYLTFPADSTFREEDVSNYFSIYGPVHDVRIPYQQKRMFGFVTFVYPETVKLILAKGNPHFICDARVLVKPYKEKGKVPDKFRKQQGERVDFSGCGSPTGLDARDPFDLHQIVGARMLQHSNSANEMLLRRKLEEQQQAVELQQAIELQSRRLMGLQLLDLKTRSAAAAAPTPIGKPFSPTHTSAATPTLDSPPDSGEQGNGCGFLFPHKNAVNGADKDETSGDSTTSPNTDSDQSAEHNLPDSPFASPTKSGAFARDPFAPTESEIAAAAASTGCNAAYNGGINGNGARNGGGINHHLLPPALDIPSPKPYFFPMSRLSSDHGAVGM; encoded by the exons ATGGACGCGTACGAGGCGACGAAGGTGGTGTTCGCGCGGATCCAGGGGCTGGACCCGGACCACGCGGCCAAGATCATGGGGCTGCTGCTCATCCAGGACCACGGCGAGAAGGAGATGATACGCCTCGCCTTCGGCCCGGAGGCGCTGCTGCTCGCCGTCATGGCCAAGGCGCGCAAGGACCTCGGCCTGCTCCCGGCCTCGGCCTCGGGCCCCGCCACGCCCACCTCCGCCGGCCACTCCTCGCCCTTCATGCTCTCGCGCCAGAACTCGGGGCGTGGCGGCTGCGGCGGGGGCACGGCGCCCTCGCCGCTCTCGGTCTCCTCGCCCTCGTCCTGGGCCccgccgccggtgttctccaggaGCAACAGCGTCAGCAATGGCAGCGCCGCGGAGGAGATGGCGGGCGTCGGGGAGGAGCAGCTGATGAGCCCGGCCAACGGCGGGGGCGGGGGCCCGCAGTCGCCCTTCTTCGGCGGGGAGTCGCTGATCCTCGACGAGCTCCACCTGCAGGACCAGCTCGCGTTCCTCAGCGAGGGAGGCATGGGCGGCGGGGGAGGGCGTCAGCAGCTCCCGCTCTTCGACAACGGCGAGTGCCGCAgccccagcggcggcggcggcggcgggctcttcCCGTACGGCGCCGCGTGGGCCAACGGCGGGTCCGGGCACCGCAGGAGCGCGTCGGTGAGCGAGCTCTGCTTCGGGGGCGGCGACGGCCTCGGCTGGAAGCCCTGCCTCTACTACGCGCGCGGGTACTGCAAAAACGGGAGCGCCTGCCGGTTCGTGCACGGCGGCCTccccgacgacctcgccggcgccAAGATGGACCAGGCCTCCGTGGAGCAGCAGTGCCAGGACTTCCTCCTCCGCTCCAAGTCCCAgcgcctggccgccgccgccggcttcgCCTACTCCCCCACCGGCTCCCTCCCTGGCTCCCCCTCCGCGGCGAGCAAGTGCCTCAGCTTGctcctgcagcagcagcagcagcaaaacgACGGCCAAAG ggcggcggccgcggcggccgcggcggcgctgaTGCTGGGCGGCGACGAGGCGCACAAGTTCATGAACCGCCCCCGCCTCGACCGCGGCGACTTCGCGAGCATGATGAACCCGGGGTCCCGGCAGATTTACCTCACCTTCCCGGCGGACAGCACCTTCCGCGAGGAGGACGTCTCCAACTACTTCAG CATCTACGGCCCAGTCCACGACGTGCGCATCCCCTACCAGCAGAAGCGCATGTTCGGGTTCGTCACCTTCGTCTACCCGGAGACGGTGAAGCTGATCCTGGCCAAGGGCAACCCGCACTTCATCTGCGACGCGCGCGTGCTCGTCAAGCCCTACAAGGAGAAGGGCAAGGTTCCCGACAAGTTCAG GAAGCAGCAGGGCGAGAGGGTGGACTTCTCCGGCTGCGGGTCTCCCACCGGGCTGGACGCCAGAGACCCCTTCGATCTGCACCAGATTGTTG GTGCGAGGATGCTGCAGCACTCCAACAGCGCCAACGAGATGCTGCTgaggaggaagctggaggagcagcagcaggcggtggagctgcagcaggcgatCGAGCTCCAGAGCAGGCGCCTCATGGGGCTGCAGCTGCTGGACCTCAagacccgctccgccgccgccgccgcgccgacccCCATCGGGAAGCCGTTCAGCCCCACCCACACTTCTGCCGCCACGCCGACCCTCGATTCGCCGCCCGATTCCG GGGAGCAAGGCAATGGCTGCGGCTTCCTTTTCCCTCACAAGAATGCGGTCAACGGAGCTGATAAGGATGAAACCTCAGGCGATTCCACCACCAGCCCTAACACTGACAGCGACCAAAG CGCGGAGCATAACCTGCCGGACAGCCCGTTCGCGTCGCCGACCAAGTCGGGGGCCTTCGCCCGTGATCCTTTCGCGCCCACCGAGTCGGagatcgccgccgccgcagcctcgACCGGTTGCAACGCGGCCTACAACGGCGGTATCAACGGCAATGGTGCCAGGAACGGCGGCGGCATTAACCACCATCTCCTACCTCCAGCATTGGACATACCCTCACCAAAACCTTACTTCTTCCCCATGTCCAG GCTGTCCTCCGATCACGGCGCGGTCGGGATGTAA